One Anaerolineae bacterium genomic window, GCCAACGTCGCCAGCCAGCCAATGCATGGAATCCAGCCAAAAACCGCCAGGATCAGGCTGACCACCACCGAAAACAACACCAGCATCGCCAGGATACCCGCGTTCGCCAGCGCCAGGCGTAGATTCTCGCCGATCGCCAGGTACACGGAAAACGTCGGGTTGCGGGTGTAGCGCACCATGCCGATGAACAACCCGGCATTGGCAATGAGCGCATAAACCAGCACAAACACAACCATGACACAGGCCGCCAGCGACAGGATCACTTCCGCGCCGCGGCCATCCATCAGGCTGCCGATCACCCCGAAGACACAGGCCAGCAGCACAATGAACACGTTATAGATCAGGCCAGCCAGCAAGAACATCAGGCCATCGGTGAACTTCTGCCCGAAGTTGTCCCAGTACGGCAGGGGATTCTCCCGTCCATCGAGCATGTTGCGCATCAACTCAATGATCCAGCCATAAATGGCCAGGTTGAGGATGGGAATGATGCTGATCAGCGCGGTCAGCAGCACCTTGGTCACCCAGTCCTCATCGTCAAAGATGTAGCTAAAGGAACGTCCCAGATCCATGGATGGGCTTCTCCCCCTGTATGTGAATGGCTGCAACCTGGCCCGGTGGCGCTATCCCACAGCCTACCACCGGCCAGCGACTACCTATACGTTATCCCCTGATTTGCGTTGCGGCGGGACAGCCAGGAGCGCCAGCCGCTGACGGGGGCGTACCGCCAGCGCCGTGCGTACCGCCAGCACAATGCCCTCCAGCGGGCTGCTCACCGTCTGGAGCACGGCCCCACCATCCAGCCGACGGATCTCGCCGATCGGCTGCCCGGCAGTCACCATCTCGCCGGGCTGCACCCGTGCCATCCACAACCCGCCGGATTCGGCCAGCAGGGGCGCAGCGGCAGTATACACGACCGGCGGCGTGGATGGCGCAGTCCTGGCCGCAATCATGCTCATGCTCGCCAGCACGCCGTCGATCACCCGCCGGTGTGCCTCCACCGCCTCAGAATCAGCCCGACCACGCACCCCGGCGGCAGACCCCAGCATGGCCGTGCTGGCGGTCACCGCCACCGGCGCGGGGTCCCAGCTGGCCAGCGGCTGGAGCAATCCCACCGAAGCGCCACACTGCTGCAGCAGGATACGATTTTGCGTGTTGAGGAAGGCGTCATCGCCCTGGAAGGTCCAGACCAGCGGCGTGCAGGCTTCACCTGGTTCCGCCGCGCCCAGCGCCAGCCAGGCATCGGCATTGACGATGAATGTCTGGTAAACAAAATGGGCCAGACGTTGGGTTGGCTTACCCTCCAGATCGCCGGGGAAGACCTGCCGCAGAATCAGGCCATCCAGCGGATTCTGGGTTTGCATGGCCTCGAAGCTGAGCGGATCCAGGATCGGGCAGACCATCACCCGCCCGGCGACCGTGGCCGGATCGAGTGTATCGATCAGGCGCAGGGCAGCCTGGACCCCGGCGTATTCGTCACCGTCCATGCCGCTGGTCACCAGCAACACCGGGTCTGGCTCTGTGCCATTGATCAGGGCGATGGGAAAGCCAATCCGCGCCCGTCCAAGATCGACCTGATACACCCCGCGCAGGGTGCGACCGGCTTCCACCCGCAGCGGGCCAAGCTGCCAGGTTTCTCCACTCATGATTCGCCTGACTCCGTGGTAGAAAAAAACGACGTGGTAGGCCAGCCTGGACGTATTATAGCAGTTTTGGCCCGCGGAAAAGCCAGGCCGGGCACCGGCGAAGATTGTCAGCGTCCGATCGCCAGGCAGAAACGAGGATGAAAGCCGCCACCTGGCCAGTGGATCAACGGGCGGTAGAGCCGGGCACGATCACCTGCACCGCGCCAGGCACAATCCGCGCCGTAAAGGGGGTGTCGCCAAACAGTTCGCCATCCCCCTGAACCTGTTGCTGCGGCCTGCTCCTGACGCTGACCTCGCGCGCCTGCCAGTGTTGCAGGGCAGCAGTGAAGTTGTCCAGCTGGATGACACTGGCGGCGATGGAGACCAGGGTTTCCGGCCTGGTGTTGAGCATCATCACATCCAGCAGCCCATCATCCGGCTTGACCGACGAGTTAAGCACCAGGTTCAGCCGCCCCAGGCTGCCCACATTGGCGATCAGCAGGGAAAAGCCTTCCGTCTCGATCTCCTGCCCGTCGATCACCAGCTGGTAGTGGGCGTGCAGAGGTTCGCTGAGCGCCTCCAGGACAGCGAAACCATAGGCCAGCAGACCAAAGCGATCCTTGAGATCACGCGTGGTCTTGCGGACGACAGCCGCCTCAAAGCCGACGCTAGCTCGCAGCATGAAGTAGTGCTCCCCGATCTGGCCCATATCGACCTGGCGCAACCGGTGGCCCGGCTGGAAGATCAGTTCAGCGGCCTGTTCCAGTTCACGGGGGATGTTCAGTTCGACCGCCACCACGTTGCCGGTCCCACCCGGCAGAAGAGCTAGCGGCACATTTGTCCCCACCAGGCCGCCAGCGACCTCCATCACCGTGCCATCACCACCGTAGACCGCCACCAGATCAGCGCCCTGTTCGACGGCCCGGCGGGCCAGCCGCCGGCCATCGCCAGCTTTTTTGGTGATGGAGACGTTCCAATCTACGCCATGTCTTTGAAAGACCGTGTTCAGTGGCTTGAGAATCGGCTCGTCCACACCGGCAGCCGGGTTGATAATGACCTCAATCGATCGATAGGGATGGTTAGCCATAGCCCGGTCTATACCAGAAACAAGGGGCATGATGACAGGTTCAGGTTATGCCGATTCTAACGCATTTTGCAGGATGCGTGAATGCCAGGGAACGACCTGCGGGAGCCGTTTCAGGCCGGTTCGGCGTGGCCCAGCAGGCGACTCCCCACGAAGGACACCACAAACAGGATGGTGGTGATCAGGACGATCGCCGGGCCAGAGGCAATATTGAGATAAAAGGAAAGATACAGGCCGACCACCCCGCTCAAGGCGCCCAAGGCGGCAGCCAGAATCATCATGTGATGCAGCCGTCGCGCCAGCAACTGGGCGGTAGCCGCAGGTGTGACCAGCATGGCCACCATCAGGGCGACGCCGACCGTCTGCAGGCTGGCGACAACCGTCACCGCCAGCAACACCAGCAACAGCAGGCGCAGCGCGCCATCCGGCAGGTGCAGCGTCCGCGCCAGGGTGGGATCAAAGCTGAGGATCAGGAATTCTTTGTACAGCGCTACAATAGTCAGGACGACGACCGCGCCACAGACGGCCATGATCAGCAGGTCGGTATCGCTGACGCCCAGCACGTTGCCAAAGAGGATATGCGCCAGGTCGACGCTGTAGCTGCGGGCCGTGCTGATGATGGCGATACCCAGGGCGAACATCCCGGCAAAGACCACG contains:
- a CDS encoding DUF4013 domain-containing protein, coding for MDLGRSFSYIFDDEDWVTKVLLTALISIIPILNLAIYGWIIELMRNMLDGRENPLPYWDNFGQKFTDGLMFLLAGLIYNVFIVLLACVFGVIGSLMDGRGAEVILSLAACVMVVFVLVYALIANAGLFIGMVRYTRNPTFSVYLAIGENLRLALANAGILAMLVLFSVVVSLILAVFGWIPCIGWLATLALGTPVYGHLLGQAAILMVGQSRAKAKRGMI
- a CDS encoding diacylglycerol kinase family lipid kinase; protein product: MANHPYRSIEVIINPAAGVDEPILKPLNTVFQRHGVDWNVSITKKAGDGRRLARRAVEQGADLVAVYGGDGTVMEVAGGLVGTNVPLALLPGGTGNVVAVELNIPRELEQAAELIFQPGHRLRQVDMGQIGEHYFMLRASVGFEAAVVRKTTRDLKDRFGLLAYGFAVLEALSEPLHAHYQLVIDGQEIETEGFSLLIANVGSLGRLNLVLNSSVKPDDGLLDVMMLNTRPETLVSIAASVIQLDNFTAALQHWQAREVSVRSRPQQQVQGDGELFGDTPFTARIVPGAVQVIVPGSTAR
- a CDS encoding metal ABC transporter permease translates to MDLGFLLDPLQFAFMQRALLAVLLIGLVSGVIGSFVVVRGMAFFGDAVAHGTLPGVAVAYIMGQTLFLGGLIAGVAVALGIGWLTREGRLKEDTAIGVVFAGMFALGIAIISTARSYSVDLAHILFGNVLGVSDTDLLIMAVCGAVVVLTIVALYKEFLILSFDPTLARTLHLPDGALRLLLLVLLAVTVVASLQTVGVALMVAMLVTPAATAQLLARRLHHMMILAAALGALSGVVGLYLSFYLNIASGPAIVLITTILFVVSFVGSRLLGHAEPA